The following proteins are encoded in a genomic region of Thermococcus henrietii:
- a CDS encoding KaiC domain-containing protein — MIRKVKTGIPGMDEILHGGIPERNVVLLSGGPGTGKSIFSQQFIWNGLQMGEPGIYVALEEHPVQVRQNMAQFGWDVRKYEEEGLFAMVDAFTAGIGKSKEYEKYIVHDLTDIREFIDVLRTAVKDLGAKRVVIDSVTTLYINKPAMARSIVMQLKRVLAGLGVTSILVSQISVGERGFGGPGVEHGVDGIIRLDLDEIDGELKRSLIVWKMRGTSHSMRRHPFEITDKGIVVYPDKVLKRKTVVEIE; from the coding sequence ATGATTAGGAAGGTCAAGACCGGCATTCCGGGCATGGACGAAATCCTTCACGGGGGGATTCCCGAGAGGAACGTCGTCCTGCTCAGCGGCGGGCCGGGAACCGGCAAGTCCATATTCAGCCAGCAGTTCATCTGGAACGGCCTCCAGATGGGCGAGCCGGGAATCTACGTTGCCCTTGAGGAGCACCCGGTTCAGGTGAGACAGAACATGGCCCAGTTCGGCTGGGACGTCAGGAAGTACGAGGAGGAAGGCCTTTTCGCGATGGTTGACGCCTTCACCGCTGGAATCGGCAAGAGCAAGGAGTACGAGAAGTACATCGTCCACGACCTGACCGACATCAGGGAGTTCATAGACGTCCTCAGGACGGCCGTGAAGGACCTCGGAGCCAAGCGCGTTGTTATTGACTCGGTTACGACTCTCTACATCAACAAGCCCGCGATGGCGAGGAGCATCGTCATGCAGCTCAAGCGCGTTCTGGCCGGTCTCGGGGTTACGAGCATACTCGTGAGCCAGATAAGCGTCGGCGAGCGCGGATTCGGCGGACCGGGTGTTGAACACGGCGTCGACGGCATAATCAGGCTCGATTTGGATGAGATTGACGGCGAGCTCAAGCGCTCGCTGATAGTCTGGAAGATGCGCGGAACGAGCCACAGCATGAGGAGGCACCCCTTCGAGATAACCGACAAGGGAATCGTGGTTTACCCTGACAAGGTGCTGAAGAGGAAGACCGTTGTTGAGATTGAGTGA
- a CDS encoding preprotein translocase subunit SecD produces MNRKLKKLLLNWRIILLILFLAGSIATLAMRPLTFGIDISGGVALIAQTEHPVNSKTMELVVDSLQKRLNTFGLRDVQVQGQGNDIVVVKVANVTSAEEANQLKKVIESQGVFYMEFDGVIFGTGKDITYVGPYQIKPDNSWSVPFRITKSAAEKFAKLAKGKAGWPVDMFLDPPTNSLLVVPKSMYDLMNSTAFNAQAPDAPYLIVRIHKAFNITTVAYTNQSAAELKKLADGKPIVLVAVGEDLVNQLKSMNVSVRYIPRQAGVTDTALVKSVLGLYGPYSLGEGLANGEPQTDVQITGHAANRLQAEQEAKTVYTVLKSGSLPVKLKVIGMQFISPKLGESFKTQALYAGIGALIAVLLLVYLHYRNWKIAIPVASTSLFEVTIILGIAALIRWNLDLPSIAGIIAAIGTGVDQQIVITDELLGGEKSSRIARRSSTLKRIGRAFFIIFASAATTIAAMSFLLVYFVGTLKGFAVTTIIGVLIGIFVTRPAYAEIAKYLIGED; encoded by the coding sequence ATGAACAGGAAGCTTAAGAAGTTGCTCCTCAACTGGAGGATAATCCTTCTCATACTATTCCTCGCGGGCTCGATAGCAACCCTCGCGATGCGTCCCCTGACCTTTGGAATCGACATATCCGGCGGAGTCGCACTCATAGCCCAGACCGAGCATCCCGTCAATTCCAAGACTATGGAGCTCGTCGTTGATTCCCTTCAGAAGCGTTTGAACACCTTCGGTCTGAGGGACGTTCAGGTTCAGGGCCAGGGCAACGACATAGTCGTCGTCAAGGTGGCAAACGTCACGAGCGCGGAAGAGGCGAACCAGCTCAAGAAGGTCATCGAGAGCCAGGGTGTCTTCTACATGGAGTTCGACGGTGTAATCTTTGGAACCGGCAAGGACATAACCTATGTGGGTCCCTACCAGATAAAACCAGACAACAGCTGGTCAGTTCCGTTCAGGATAACCAAGAGTGCCGCCGAGAAGTTCGCGAAGCTGGCCAAGGGAAAGGCCGGCTGGCCGGTTGACATGTTCCTTGACCCCCCAACGAACTCTCTCTTGGTGGTTCCAAAGAGCATGTACGACCTAATGAACAGCACGGCCTTCAACGCCCAGGCACCGGATGCACCCTACCTCATAGTTAGAATCCACAAGGCCTTCAACATAACCACGGTGGCATATACCAACCAGAGCGCGGCCGAGCTCAAGAAGCTCGCCGATGGAAAGCCAATCGTCCTCGTCGCGGTAGGGGAGGACCTCGTGAACCAGCTCAAGTCCATGAACGTGAGCGTTCGCTACATCCCGAGGCAGGCGGGCGTCACTGACACGGCCCTCGTTAAGAGCGTCCTTGGTCTCTACGGACCGTACTCGCTCGGTGAAGGCCTCGCGAACGGAGAACCCCAGACGGACGTCCAGATAACGGGCCATGCCGCCAACAGACTTCAGGCCGAGCAGGAGGCCAAGACGGTTTACACTGTCCTGAAGAGCGGTTCGCTCCCGGTCAAGCTCAAGGTCATTGGAATGCAGTTCATATCGCCCAAGCTGGGTGAGAGCTTCAAGACCCAGGCCCTCTACGCGGGAATAGGTGCCCTGATAGCCGTCCTCCTGCTGGTTTATCTCCACTACAGGAACTGGAAGATAGCCATACCCGTTGCCAGCACGAGCCTCTTCGAGGTCACCATAATCCTCGGAATCGCCGCTTTGATAAGGTGGAACCTTGACCTGCCCAGTATCGCAGGTATTATCGCGGCCATCGGTACTGGAGTGGACCAACAGATAGTCATAACCGACGAGCTCCTCGGCGGTGAAAAATCGAGCAGGATTGCCAGACGTTCGAGCACTCTCAAGAGGATTGGAAGGGCGTTCTTCATCATATTTGCCTCGGCAGCAACCACGATAGCGGCCATGAGCTTCCTGCTGGTTTACTTCGTCGGGACGCTCAAGGGCTTCGCCGTGACGACCATCATCGGTGTCCTCATTGGAATATTCGTCACGAGACCAGCCTACGCTGAGATAGCCAAGTACCTAATCGGTGAGGACTGA
- the speD gene encoding adenosylmethionine decarboxylase — protein MSEIETIGFHYVVEAAGCDPGILGDADKIRQIFLEAAKVGNMEVKSSYFFKFSPTGVSGVVIVAESHISIHTWPEKGYAALDVYTCGTKAEPEKAVDYILDKLKAKYAHVSEIKRGIEEDDDTFTHMIMTWEEALRKNGKG, from the coding sequence ATGAGCGAGATAGAGACCATTGGCTTTCACTACGTTGTTGAAGCCGCCGGGTGCGATCCAGGGATACTCGGTGACGCTGACAAGATAAGACAGATATTCCTTGAGGCGGCAAAGGTCGGCAACATGGAGGTCAAGTCAAGCTACTTCTTCAAGTTCTCACCGACCGGCGTCAGTGGCGTCGTCATCGTCGCGGAGAGCCACATCTCAATCCATACCTGGCCGGAGAAGGGCTACGCAGCCCTGGACGTTTACACCTGCGGGACCAAGGCCGAGCCCGAGAAGGCCGTCGACTACATCCTCGACAAGCTCAAGGCCAAGTACGCCCACGTCTCCGAGATAAAGAGGGGCATTGAAGAGGACGACGACACCTTCACCCACATGATAATGACCTGGGAAGAGGCCCTCAGAAAGAATGGAAAGGGATAA
- a CDS encoding V-type ATP synthase subunit K (produces ATP from ADP in the presence of a proton gradient across the membrane; the K subunit is a nonenzymatic component which binds the dimeric form by interacting with the G and E subunits), translating into MDPIVYVALGAALASGIAGAASAFGVGIAGAAAAGVVAEDEKNFKNALILEGLPMTQSIYGLITLFLILLSAGIIGGGFKFAQPTTDNIVKSAILFGAGLTVGLTGLSAIPQGIIASAGIGAVAKNPKTFTQGIIFAAMAETMAIFGLVGALIMIATGVGL; encoded by the coding sequence ATGGACCCGATAGTTTACGTTGCCCTCGGTGCGGCGCTCGCGAGCGGAATAGCGGGTGCCGCCTCAGCCTTCGGTGTTGGTATAGCAGGCGCTGCGGCTGCAGGAGTCGTTGCAGAGGACGAGAAGAACTTCAAGAACGCGCTGATACTCGAAGGTCTGCCGATGACCCAGAGTATCTACGGTCTCATTACGCTGTTCCTCATCCTGCTCAGCGCGGGAATCATAGGCGGCGGCTTCAAGTTCGCCCAGCCCACGACCGACAACATAGTTAAGAGCGCCATACTCTTCGGTGCCGGTCTTACCGTCGGCCTCACCGGTCTCTCCGCCATACCGCAGGGTATCATCGCCAGCGCTGGAATCGGTGCCGTTGCCAAGAACCCGAAGACCTTCACCCAGGGCATCATCTTCGCCGCTATGGCCGAGACCATGGCAATCTTCGGTCTCGTCGGTGCGCTCATCATGATTGCCACCGGCGTCGGTCTCTGA
- a CDS encoding potassium channel family protein produces MYVIIMGAGRVGYLVAKMLEEDGHDVTIIEMDRKRAKELSMQINGLVIEGDATDPKTLEEANIKQADAFAALTGKDDANLLACILAKNLNPNVKTSLRISNPKNRKIFEEVGDLKKYFDFVISPEEIAAEYISRNIVTPGFDRVLFPKEGAEIVRFNIDENSEIAGKLVKELNLPKDALIIAVYDEKGNLIIPSGDTKLPERGQVIVFAKNSVLKEVKELLERKR; encoded by the coding sequence ATGTACGTCATAATAATGGGTGCCGGCAGGGTTGGCTACCTCGTCGCCAAGATGCTCGAGGAGGACGGCCACGATGTCACCATAATAGAGATGGACAGAAAACGAGCGAAGGAACTGTCGATGCAAATAAACGGCCTTGTGATAGAGGGCGACGCGACCGACCCGAAGACGCTGGAAGAAGCAAACATAAAGCAGGCAGATGCTTTCGCCGCCTTAACCGGCAAGGACGACGCAAATCTACTGGCGTGCATACTGGCGAAGAACCTCAACCCCAACGTCAAGACCTCGCTGAGGATAAGCAACCCCAAGAACAGAAAAATCTTCGAGGAGGTAGGCGACCTCAAGAAGTACTTCGACTTTGTGATTTCGCCGGAGGAAATAGCGGCGGAGTACATAAGCAGGAACATAGTCACACCGGGCTTTGACCGTGTTCTCTTCCCAAAGGAGGGGGCCGAGATAGTCCGCTTTAACATCGACGAGAACAGCGAGATAGCCGGAAAGCTCGTCAAGGAACTCAACCTCCCCAAGGACGCTCTCATCATAGCGGTTTACGACGAAAAGGGCAACCTTATCATCCCCTCCGGCGATACGAAGTTGCCGGAGAGGGGTCAGGTAATCGTCTTCGCCAAGAACTCGGTCCTCAAGGAAGTGAAAGAACTTTTGGAAAGGAAGAGGTAG
- a CDS encoding ABC transporter permease, whose amino-acid sequence MRILRWELEDPLNLAAFAFGFLLIGTSLFLKGIRVSNHFMVSPPSEDFIRAFSYRTMGVSVPLLSDEVYTAFMLTAVLLASLVLRNDRDTRFALSLYSLPVGRKRLVLSKVLAVFVMLFVASFVPFLLTVIYIFGDTGNFLLTVLLSKGLLPLYLLYWALAVLYAVAVSSLVAMSSPNTFVSVMVGLSVLYLPHSFGVSSLPPAVLNSAVFHAYTSSVSLSHWFMKLLSSAFLSCVLLPFLLIAMTLYLAERRDVR is encoded by the coding sequence ATGAGGATTCTCCGCTGGGAGCTTGAGGACCCGCTCAACCTTGCCGCGTTCGCCTTCGGCTTCCTTCTCATCGGAACTTCCCTGTTCCTTAAGGGAATTCGGGTCTCAAATCACTTTATGGTATCCCCGCCGAGCGAGGACTTCATAAGGGCTTTCTCCTACAGAACCATGGGCGTCAGCGTTCCCCTTCTCTCGGACGAAGTTTACACCGCCTTCATGCTGACGGCGGTTCTCCTGGCGTCGCTCGTCCTGCGGAACGACAGGGACACTCGCTTCGCCCTCTCGCTCTACTCCCTCCCCGTGGGAAGGAAGAGGCTTGTCCTCTCCAAGGTTCTGGCGGTTTTCGTAATGCTCTTCGTCGCATCTTTCGTCCCGTTCCTTCTGACGGTCATCTACATCTTCGGCGACACCGGGAACTTCCTTCTTACGGTTCTGCTTTCAAAGGGCCTCCTTCCCTTATACCTGCTCTACTGGGCTTTGGCAGTGCTCTACGCGGTCGCGGTTTCCTCCTTGGTGGCCATGAGTTCCCCCAACACCTTCGTCTCGGTGATGGTCGGCCTCTCGGTTCTCTACCTGCCCCACTCGTTCGGAGTCTCTTCCCTGCCCCCGGCGGTTCTAAACTCGGCGGTATTCCACGCGTACACTTCAAGCGTCTCCCTTTCCCACTGGTTCATGAAACTCCTCTCGTCCGCTTTCCTCTCCTGCGTTCTTCTTCCCTTCCTCCTCATCGCCATGACTCTCTACCTCGCGGAAAGGAGGGACGTCAGATGA
- a CDS encoding V-type ATP synthase subunit H, translating into MEDVIKRIVDAEKDAEERIERAKEEAKEIIAKAKEEAKSIEEEILSKAQVEADALVQKAREEGEVEAKKILQEGEREIDALRSKAEANFESAITQAIELVRGG; encoded by the coding sequence ATGGAGGACGTCATCAAGCGGATTGTTGATGCAGAAAAAGACGCAGAGGAGCGTATCGAACGAGCAAAGGAAGAGGCAAAGGAGATAATTGCAAAGGCCAAAGAAGAGGCCAAGTCCATAGAGGAGGAAATCCTCTCCAAGGCTCAGGTGGAGGCCGATGCCCTCGTTCAGAAGGCGAGGGAGGAGGGTGAGGTCGAGGCTAAGAAAATCCTCCAAGAGGGTGAGAGGGAAATTGATGCCCTTCGCTCGAAGGCCGAGGCCAACTTCGAGAGCGCCATCACCCAGGCAATAGAGCTCGTGAGAGGGGGCTGA
- a CDS encoding PEGA domain-containing protein, which translates to MATLRRLFLLSILFSVLFVPLASPTPVLFKFSGRVRVGDLNATAPTVLNLSNGRWQAELSIGNVTLIFNLSVGGTPLVVEVNESLLNESLGGFSTATVFLGGREVPTPKSEETPCMSAPNWTEGEGANSAMGPSEPVPMETVLFASCRVRDYLLLPSGLPVAAEYAGVTKYCLVKISVSKSGWSSFGGCSREPIENAVTPAPVRILSRPANATVYVNGFHLFGEWFTPMRLYLPFTPLLNSYNISLGANGYPFVSGIVVSAGGNVTVFADLSLLSRAVSVHPEAGTLEVSTRPSNASLAIFAGNRKVFSGKSPLRLILPAGTYTVSASLRGYGGVVKNVTVPANGSASLNLALSPLPARLNVSTSPPGALVRVGNRTCTTPCSVNLTAGVYNVSAALNGYLPNSTLVSLSPNTSAHVFLRLVRKPVLEVVTSPPGAAVSVGGKTCLTPCSLLLAPGNYSVRVEKEGYESAYLQVSLQPGKTVRVNLSLTETGIPLGTTSSFSPTFESSGAETPSETKSAGFSVLPALLIVVVVLAALLLWRRG; encoded by the coding sequence ATGGCGACGTTGAGAAGGTTGTTTCTGCTCTCAATCTTATTTAGCGTGCTGTTCGTACCGCTGGCGTCCCCAACGCCCGTGCTCTTTAAGTTCAGCGGACGGGTAAGGGTTGGGGATTTAAACGCGACCGCTCCGACCGTGCTGAACCTGAGCAACGGCAGATGGCAGGCTGAGCTGTCCATCGGAAACGTCACCCTCATCTTTAACCTGAGCGTTGGCGGTACGCCCCTCGTGGTTGAGGTGAACGAGTCACTCCTGAACGAATCCCTGGGCGGCTTCTCGACCGCGACCGTTTTCTTAGGGGGAAGAGAAGTCCCCACCCCGAAGTCCGAGGAAACTCCGTGCATGTCAGCTCCCAACTGGACCGAGGGGGAAGGTGCGAACTCGGCGATGGGGCCATCAGAACCGGTCCCCATGGAAACGGTTCTCTTCGCCTCGTGCCGCGTGAGGGACTACCTCCTCCTTCCAAGCGGTCTTCCTGTAGCCGCTGAATACGCAGGGGTCACAAAATACTGCCTCGTCAAAATTTCGGTGAGTAAAAGCGGCTGGAGTTCCTTCGGCGGCTGTTCTAGGGAGCCCATTGAAAACGCAGTAACCCCAGCTCCAGTGAGGATACTCTCAAGGCCGGCCAACGCCACGGTCTACGTCAACGGCTTCCATCTTTTTGGGGAGTGGTTTACCCCGATGAGGCTCTATCTCCCCTTTACTCCCCTGCTGAATTCGTATAACATCTCCCTTGGTGCCAACGGCTATCCGTTTGTCTCCGGCATCGTGGTTTCCGCTGGGGGAAACGTCACGGTCTTCGCCGACCTCTCCCTGCTGTCGCGGGCGGTTTCGGTTCATCCTGAGGCCGGAACCCTTGAGGTCTCGACGAGGCCCTCCAACGCAAGTCTGGCGATTTTTGCGGGGAATCGGAAGGTTTTCTCAGGAAAGAGTCCGCTCAGACTCATCCTTCCTGCGGGCACCTACACGGTCAGCGCTTCCCTTCGGGGCTACGGCGGCGTTGTGAAGAACGTGACGGTTCCGGCCAACGGAAGCGCCTCGCTGAACCTGGCCCTCAGCCCCCTGCCGGCCAGACTCAACGTGAGCACCTCTCCTCCCGGTGCTCTCGTTCGCGTCGGGAACAGGACCTGCACCACCCCGTGCTCCGTGAACCTAACTGCGGGCGTCTACAACGTTTCGGCCGCGCTCAATGGGTATCTCCCAAACTCCACCCTCGTCTCGCTGTCTCCCAATACCTCTGCTCATGTTTTCCTGAGATTAGTTAGGAAGCCAGTCCTCGAAGTTGTGACGTCCCCTCCTGGTGCGGCGGTCTCGGTGGGCGGAAAAACCTGCCTAACTCCCTGCAGCCTCCTCCTGGCCCCTGGAAACTACAGCGTGAGGGTTGAGAAGGAGGGATATGAGAGTGCTTACCTTCAGGTTTCCCTTCAGCCCGGAAAAACGGTCAGAGTAAACCTCTCCCTCACGGAAACGGGAATTCCCCTGGGTACTACCTCATCCTTTTCCCCCACCTTCGAAAGTTCTGGAGCTGAAACGCCATCAGAGACAAAAAGCGCAGGCTTTTCCGTGCTCCCTGCGCTTCTCATCGTGGTCGTGGTTTTGGCTGCGCTCCTTCTCTGGAGGAGGGGCTAA
- a CDS encoding V-type ATP synthase subunit I, whose translation MFRPEEMVKLDVITLNRYKDALLTYLHEVGAVELRELNVRIAQKDTPNEYHRKAASYSITISRLADFLKAHKKAQGGGIKELFFPKEKPKKTYRYEGIEKLIKDVEDFLSKAEPEIKAVEGKLSSLQTEIERIKEAIATLELLSVFKLPVQYLRHGGLVEVSVGSVERVKLGALLEDLKKITEGKVAVVTKELGDKVLLAIANLSKDHDKVNSVLAKHSFERLEVPEGDGTPDELAKEYRKKLDAKLGKLDEAKKEAEKLAEKYYDDVVFYQELMENERDKASVLPMLARTNMTFALTGWLPRVDVPKVLEGIKKVTDGKAYINVREPTKEDIEEIPIKLKNPGWARPFEMLTEMYGVPRYDEIDPTPIIAFTYSFFFGFMLTDFFYGLIVGIVAALLVKGHKKFNDGTYKFAYTLLVSSFFTMLMGILFGSYFGNAGDIVLQYVTGNPNAHFPRIADALKDPMFVLMLALAIGLAHLFTGYTIGFIVKWKNGDKKGAVLEQLPWMLIILSIVFFATKNASLMLPAKALFGIGIVLFAVGEIVANGGLAALMIISDFFGFVGTWLSYARLMALALATSGIAMVVNVLAAMVWGIKISVVPLGIIIGLIIFIGGQLFSTAINALGAFVHSLRLQYVEFFGTFYSGDGKPFTPFKSKREVSKLELKADGGA comes from the coding sequence ATGTTCAGGCCCGAGGAAATGGTCAAGCTTGACGTTATAACGCTCAACCGCTACAAGGATGCACTCCTCACGTACCTCCACGAAGTTGGTGCGGTTGAGCTCAGGGAGCTCAACGTCAGGATAGCCCAGAAGGACACCCCAAACGAGTACCACCGAAAGGCCGCTTCCTACAGCATAACCATCTCAAGGCTCGCCGACTTTCTTAAGGCCCACAAGAAGGCCCAGGGCGGAGGGATAAAGGAGCTCTTCTTCCCGAAAGAGAAGCCGAAGAAAACCTACCGCTACGAGGGCATCGAAAAGCTCATCAAGGACGTTGAGGACTTCCTCTCGAAGGCTGAGCCCGAGATAAAGGCCGTTGAGGGGAAGCTCAGCTCGCTTCAGACCGAGATTGAGAGGATTAAGGAAGCTATAGCCACCCTCGAACTTCTGTCCGTCTTCAAGCTCCCCGTTCAATACCTCAGGCACGGCGGTCTCGTCGAGGTTTCCGTCGGTTCCGTTGAGAGGGTCAAGCTCGGGGCCCTCCTTGAGGACCTCAAGAAAATAACGGAGGGCAAGGTTGCCGTCGTGACCAAGGAACTCGGCGACAAGGTTCTCCTGGCGATAGCCAACCTCTCGAAGGACCACGACAAGGTCAATTCCGTCCTTGCCAAGCACTCCTTCGAGAGGCTCGAGGTTCCCGAGGGGGATGGAACGCCCGACGAGCTCGCTAAGGAGTACCGGAAGAAGCTTGACGCCAAGCTTGGGAAACTCGACGAGGCGAAGAAAGAAGCCGAGAAGCTCGCCGAGAAGTACTACGACGACGTCGTCTTCTACCAGGAGCTGATGGAGAACGAGCGCGACAAGGCCTCAGTTCTCCCGATGCTCGCGAGGACGAACATGACCTTCGCCCTAACCGGCTGGCTCCCGAGGGTCGACGTTCCGAAGGTCCTCGAGGGTATAAAGAAGGTCACCGACGGAAAGGCCTACATAAACGTTCGCGAGCCTACTAAAGAGGACATCGAGGAGATTCCGATTAAGCTCAAGAACCCCGGCTGGGCGAGACCCTTCGAGATGCTCACCGAGATGTACGGCGTTCCGAGGTACGACGAGATAGACCCGACGCCGATAATAGCCTTCACGTACTCGTTCTTCTTCGGCTTCATGCTCACGGACTTCTTCTACGGCCTCATCGTCGGCATCGTCGCGGCACTGCTCGTCAAGGGCCACAAGAAGTTCAACGACGGAACCTACAAGTTCGCATACACCCTGCTCGTCAGCTCGTTCTTCACGATGCTCATGGGAATCCTCTTCGGCAGTTACTTCGGCAACGCCGGCGACATAGTCCTCCAGTACGTCACGGGCAACCCGAACGCGCACTTCCCGCGCATAGCGGACGCCTTGAAGGACCCGATGTTCGTCCTAATGCTCGCACTCGCCATAGGTCTCGCGCACCTCTTCACCGGCTACACCATAGGCTTCATCGTCAAGTGGAAGAACGGCGACAAGAAGGGCGCGGTACTTGAACAGCTCCCCTGGATGCTCATAATACTCAGCATAGTCTTCTTCGCGACCAAGAACGCCTCGCTGATGCTACCGGCCAAGGCACTCTTCGGAATCGGCATAGTCCTCTTCGCGGTCGGCGAGATAGTTGCCAACGGCGGACTCGCGGCGCTGATGATAATATCGGACTTCTTCGGCTTCGTGGGAACGTGGCTCAGCTACGCAAGGCTTATGGCCCTCGCACTGGCAACCAGCGGAATAGCGATGGTCGTCAACGTCCTTGCTGCGATGGTCTGGGGAATCAAGATAAGCGTCGTTCCGCTCGGAATCATCATAGGTTTGATTATCTTCATCGGCGGTCAGCTGTTTTCGACCGCCATAAACGCCCTCGGAGCGTTCGTTCACTCGCTCCGTCTCCAGTACGTTGAGTTCTTCGGAACCTTTTACTCGGGCGATGGAAAGCCCTTCACCCCGTTCAAGTCCAAGAGGGAGGTTTCGAAACTCGAGTTGAAAGCTGATGGAGGTGCATGA
- a CDS encoding ABC transporter ATP-binding protein produces the protein MIIRAKHLTKRFGHVTALDSVSVEIGGGVTLILGPNGGGKSTFLNLCAGTYRPTAGTVRVFGGDPWADEEVRARFGVSFDPPALPRHRTGREWLEFLAEIRGGSISEVVEAFSLGGFIDRRISTYSAGMAKRLSIASAFIGEPELVLLDEPLANLDFDAIPEIAGLLRRFASEGLSLVVVSHIWKPFVEFADRAVVIAGGKVKQDGDVEKVVSALNLI, from the coding sequence ATGATAATCCGCGCAAAGCACCTCACGAAGCGCTTCGGCCACGTAACCGCGCTCGACTCGGTGAGCGTTGAAATCGGCGGGGGCGTAACCTTAATCCTCGGGCCCAACGGCGGGGGCAAGAGCACGTTCCTGAACCTCTGCGCCGGAACCTACAGGCCGACGGCCGGGACGGTCAGAGTGTTCGGCGGCGACCCGTGGGCCGATGAAGAAGTCAGGGCGAGGTTCGGCGTCTCCTTCGACCCGCCTGCCCTTCCGAGACATAGAACGGGCCGTGAGTGGCTTGAGTTCCTGGCCGAAATCCGCGGCGGCTCCATTTCGGAGGTCGTTGAGGCGTTCTCCCTCGGGGGCTTTATCGACAGGAGGATTTCAACCTACTCGGCCGGAATGGCGAAGCGCCTGAGCATAGCCTCGGCATTCATCGGGGAGCCGGAGCTCGTCCTGCTGGATGAGCCGCTCGCGAACCTTGACTTTGACGCGATACCTGAAATAGCCGGTCTGCTGAGGCGGTTTGCCTCGGAAGGCCTGTCCCTCGTTGTGGTCTCCCACATATGGAAGCCCTTCGTCGAGTTCGCCGACAGGGCGGTTGTTATAGCCGGGGGGAAGGTGAAACAAGATGGCGACGTTGAGAAGGTTGTTTCTGCTCTCAATCTTATTTAG
- a CDS encoding protein translocase subunit SecF, protein MAKKKAKKPGATNDFRAKKRNKLRFLAEMEPKKMIIYPLVVFIVALLLLAVHFPPLGIDLKGGVVVTGYGINANPDQVEKWLSKDLGVEVTVESFTSVEGAKGIRVYAPAGVDPVKIINLLKEKYPNAEYTHSEVLPTFGELAKKQGIKAIAFAFLAMAVVVFLFFRNPISSMAIIFSALSDMVIAVAVMGIFRIQLTTATIAALLMLIGYTVDSNILLTTRLTRRKEDTIEEAYLSAVSTGFTMSTTTLGALFMLWLISTSPTIDNIAIVLIFGLLADFMNTWIFNAGVLRWYLSTRGVKA, encoded by the coding sequence ATGGCCAAGAAGAAGGCTAAAAAGCCCGGGGCTACGAACGACTTCCGGGCAAAGAAACGGAACAAACTAAGATTTTTGGCCGAGATGGAACCGAAGAAGATGATAATCTACCCGCTCGTCGTGTTCATAGTTGCCCTGTTGCTCCTGGCGGTGCACTTTCCGCCCCTTGGAATAGACCTTAAGGGCGGTGTCGTCGTCACCGGCTACGGCATAAACGCCAACCCCGACCAGGTTGAGAAGTGGCTCAGCAAGGACCTCGGCGTTGAGGTTACGGTCGAGAGCTTCACGAGCGTTGAGGGTGCCAAGGGAATCCGCGTTTACGCTCCCGCCGGAGTCGACCCGGTTAAGATTATCAACCTGCTTAAGGAGAAGTATCCAAACGCTGAATACACCCACAGCGAGGTCCTTCCGACGTTCGGAGAACTCGCCAAGAAGCAGGGAATCAAGGCTATAGCCTTTGCCTTCCTCGCGATGGCGGTCGTTGTGTTCTTGTTCTTTAGGAACCCGATATCGTCAATGGCCATAATCTTCTCGGCCCTCTCGGACATGGTCATAGCGGTCGCGGTGATGGGAATCTTTAGAATTCAGCTTACAACGGCGACGATAGCGGCTCTGCTGATGCTCATAGGTTACACCGTCGATAGCAACATTCTGCTGACCACGAGACTTACGAGGAGGAAGGAAGACACGATAGAGGAGGCCTATCTAAGCGCGGTTTCAACGGGTTTCACGATGAGCACCACAACGCTGGGAGCGCTCTTCATGCTCTGGCTCATCTCAACGTCGCCAACGATAGACAACATAGCCATAGTCCTCATCTTCGGTCTCCTCGCGGACTTCATGAACACCTGGATTTTCAACGCCGGCGTTCTCAGGTGGTATCTCTCGACAAGGGGGGTTAAGGCATGA